The genomic interval ATACTTCTGATATTACTGTAACTTACTTGATGATCGTGATGTACTGTTAACAAAAACATTGAGAAATTTCTTGGAGAAAGGCATGTTGGGCTCTGGTGATGAGTCTTCAGATGAAGATTCATTTTCATGGGCTTCCACATCATCTCCAAAATCATCTTCTTCCAAGTCACAAGTGTCACAAGCTCTAAGAAGGTCACTGCCATCACTCAATATAGATGTACATCTCTGAAGACTAACCAGCTCAAGCTGAGTGTGCTCATCTACTACTAAAGTATATTTCATTGAATCATAGGCTAAAGAGTCATCTAGGATTCGAGATTCAGCTGTAGGCCGTTCCATAAAAGATTCTTCTCCAACACAATTATGGTAAGGAGAGCTCTTTATGCTTCTGTAATAAGGAATATCTTCATCTTCCTCACCAGTATATTCTAGGCTAAATCCATGATTAGTTTTTGCTGTTGAAATGTCCATTGTCGGTTGATCTTGGTCCAGCTCTTGACAAAGATCATCACAAAGATCATTATCCTCTAAAATGCCAGAATCCAAGTCACGATCAATATCCCAGCCATCTCTTCGTTCCTGAAGTATTTGTTCTGTGCCAGGCCaaggtttctgttcagctttatgCCCTGAAGATTGGGGGCGACATTTAGCTGTATGAGATAATCCCTCCAGTTGAAGGGGAAGTCCTTCAAAAATTGGAGTTACAGTGTCACATGAGTCATGCATAACATACAAACCAGGACCACTTTCCTCTCTATCATGATGACTAAGAGAATATTGTAGTGTCTCCATATCTACCAGCTCTATACTCTGTTGTGCTGTATCTAGCTCTTGTGGAGATTCTTTGGGACTTATAAGATCAGCCTCAATGTCTGGACCAACTGTCTCAGGATCCAGCTCAGAGGCAGGAGAAAGAGTATCACATGATGGACTTGTCTGCCTTTGAAAACACTCATCTGGACATGAAATTGGATATGATCCTTCAGAAATCATCTTATTTACTAGGTTACTAAGAAGCCAAGGGGAGTCTGAATCCTCACTTAGGTCAGCTTCTGATTCAGAATCTGAGTCATATTCACTATTTGCATCTGTTTCTTGCATGATCTTGGGCCCAACAGGTAAGTAGAAGGAGCGTCTTATACTTTCCAGACTGCGTTCTTTAGTCTTATCTGCTTTCTCCTGACAGAGTCCTTCTTCTTCGttccatgttctatatttttcctcTGGTGCCATCATTAATGGCCCATTTTCTTCTTTCTTGTCAAGTAGAATGCAGTCTTTGATTCCTTGATGCCCTTCTTCTCCTACATGATCTGGTTCTGCATCAGAGGTTGGAGAGCTTGCCTCTTCTATAGAGTTGGTGAGGTGAGAAGACCTACCACTGCTTGACTCACTGGTTAAGTCTAGTTCTGTTTCTGATATTGATGAAATCATGTTACCAACAAGTCTACCCCCCTCACAAGCAAATGCTGCTTCTATTTCTCCTTCTATGTCTGAATCGGAGCCAGGGGAGCTCAGATCCTGACTGCAATGTCCTGCTGGCAGAAATCGACCTCGACTGGTCAAATCAGCCTCAATACCAGGATCTGAAGATGGAGATGTTGTTTCATTGGAAGAATTGGACGGATGTCCTCTTGTGTTCCCCCTCTGCTCAGGGCTTAAATCTTCCAGGTTCGCTTGAGGTGGTGTAGATACCCTTAGCTGTAAATCTGATGTCCAGGGCCCTCCTTGGCTGGAGACATGATTACTAACTGGAACAATCCTTGAAACATCAGTAATTTCTTCACGGTCCAATTCGGTCCCTGCGTTATCACTGTGAGCTGCTTTTTGAGGTTCCAGGTCAGCATGGGTAACCTGGGTGTGGGATACCACTTCTGTAGATTGAAAATGTACTTTATTAGTTTGTTTATCACAGAATATCATTAAATACTTAGAATATATAGTAAAAATGGGGTATGGGGAACAAGCATATGGAACCTTGAGAAATCGACAAAAGACACAAATCAAGTGAAATCAAAACAGGAGGAAACTGGGACAAAGAAATAAATTAATTCTAAGACAAATGATTTCTGCATGAACAAAAGAGACATTCCCACCCATGAGGAATATATAACGCTAATACAAGTAAGGGAATACAGAAAAGTAGTTATAGACAGCCATGCAAAGAATGAGTCTAACTCTCTCACCAGTCTCATTTATCTCAGGATCTGCCCAGCTGCCACTCTGAGAAATGAATCCACCGTTGTTGTTAAGTGTGTCCTGAGATTCAGAGAATAGAATATCTCAAAATAATCCAATGTAATTGGTGGCACCAACATATGGAACATTAACCTTAATAAACTTTACATTTCCATACACCTATTAAGGCTAGAGCTACACACAGGATTTTTATtgatcgctgtccataggaatgcattgagtcaCTTGAAAATCACTCGTTAGCAATTTCTTTATTTAAAGGGtccacatgatatgccataaatgtctgacggATGCAAGTCCCAaccctgggacccacacctatctcgagAACGGGGGGCCCCCCGAACATGCCCGGTGAGTCAGCCGCTGATCgggcttatggaaacagcgtagcgtgCTGTGCTACAcagtttctgtaacttccatagaagtgcgTAGGAGTCActggaacttagatgtgattgtaattattgtgatcctgtgtgttagagacacacagaACCCGCTATCAGTCAAGCTGTTACTTCAGCAGAACTGAGGGCATCAGCTTATAGCGAACGATCCAgcttatctatatatatagtaaagtcccaatacaatgtcagccgcacagccttgtaaatcgtaggtgggtgccgtcctgcccaggtcagggctaacagacctgctgtagtagaatccaaaaatcaggcagcactccaaggtataagcaaggtagaaaaaggtgctttattggtccatatacacacgacgtttcagctcaacacaggagaaaggctcctgtgttgagctgaaacgtcgtgtgtataagaACCAATAAAGCAcccttttctaccttgcttataccttggagtgctgcctgatttttggattctatatatatatatatatatatgtatatatctatctatctatctctctctctctatatatatacatatatatatatatatatatatatatatatatatatatatatatatatatatatagatagatatatagatataggatacatagaagctgtatcgtaaaaaaatgaattttttttcttcataaaagCACATTTAGAAAATATTTATAAGCAGCTAAAACGAAGATTTAATATTACAAAAAACATGCCCACAAAGGTATCCATAGCCTTTAACAACGGACCATTATTGTTTGTTGTAGAAAATTGCTACTTGATAGGATTCATGAGCAATTTTAAAAAGTAGTAGCTACTTTTTTCCTCCATAAACTAATATGAAAATTGCTCATTCATTTTTTGCTTTAAAACAAGTCGTaaaagtctcagtgtagcccTAGTCTAAATGATACCAAAAATATGCATAAGACTATTTACTTCTACAATAGTCGTTTTTCTGATTTAGGTTTACACTAATACTAGAACAGCACAGGTTATTTTTGTGCAACAGAATTTTGCACAAATATATACAGTCATAGGAAAATACAatctatgtttttatttattagggCCTAGTAATTATTATGTAGCCCTCAccaacttttatttaaaaaaaaagcagatgtGTAGAACGACCTTCAGAAACAATAACTTGGAGTAAACGTTTTTTGTCGTTTATCAGTCTCTCACATTGTTTGTAGAAATTTTGGCCCACTCGCCTTTACAACTTGGCCTTAAATAAGGTGTATGAGGGTTGGACGTTGAATCAGCCATTCAAACaccgtgttttttcttctttggcCATTCAGATTTGCTAGTGTGCTTGGTCCTGTTGCATGAGCCGATTTTGGCACATCCTAAGCTGCTGGATATATGGCCTAGGGAGTGACGGGTAACCATGGGGCCCATAGAAAATGTGATGGTCTGATTCTCACCTCTGAATGGAGATGGACTCCATTGCAGCTGCTATGCCAGTTACCTGGGTAGCTATGCCCATGGCCTCACATTTGTCTCAAGAATATTCTGGTGTAAAGTGGAGTTTATTGTTGTCCTAATGACTGCAAGTTTTCCAGATCCTGCGGCTGCAAAACAAGCCAAAATCGTCTCCCCGCCACCACCATTGCTGACAGTTGCTATGATGCATTTGTGGTCATTCACTGTGTTTGGTTTCTGTAAATATAGCGCTGTACATGATGACCAAATATTTCCATATTTGTCTCATTAGTTCATAGGatattttgtttgtgtttttttttttttcacatgcaATGTTGTAAACCTAAATAATGGattgactgcctgattagaacgattaaaattgaattttattaatatattataaaatatggctcatatagcccaatagtgacatatattcaggctcagacaaggtagtcagggataggaggtggtgagactctcctcttatagtatacagccctgacagcaacttgctgagagaaaataattccagcccaccgggctcacaacaagtggtcagagagaagagttagtcctgttgacggactaatcttggacaattctccgaaccaccgctgcattaattaggacaaccctacgcgtttcaatgtcactggtaggtgtgacacatcatcagggattgttaaagttgatgccggttaagcacaatttcgtgctaacatttatttctcccggctcgtgcacgactctaatacaaatggccgcacacgagccggcgagactgggagcatatgaagggctagagccctccccctgcactgaCGAGGCTGTCAGCCCACCACCAATCAGACAAAGACACGTCCCAGCAGTGACGTGTCCGGACTGTGGCGAGCCCCCaaacagcccagccaatcaggctgAAGTGTGACGATAAAGCGTCCTTCGTAACCCTGGAGACCTGAAGCGGATAAACACAGATTACGGGACAGACATGTAATAGGTAGAGATGCCAAAGATTTGTAATATCATGATGATCCACAGACCATCCTCAAAACTCCTATCGGAAAAACCTCATAATGATACACACTCCGATCAAGGATGGAATTCTTGCCCTCTTTGATCATCATAACTCACACAGAGTGTAATACTGTCGGAACGTAGTAGGTACAGTTTAGGGTCGTTCATTAAACTAGACACAGTTTAGGCTGTACACAGACGCCCCAAATTTAGTTAAACGTAATATCACATATTCAATGAATCAGTTAGAGAAAAAAGATCTCATATGCATGCTTTCTGTGAGCATAACATCAAAGAAATCTATTTCTTTTGTTTACTTTTTCCCCCCATGTGGGTGGTGGTATGTGTGGCACAACTATGCACCTGACCTCCCCTAACAGTATCATCTGTGTGTTTTCACATTAAACTACTGCtgacccctgttcacactgttagaGGACTCATATgcggtttttcttttttctctaacTGATTCATTGAATATGTGATATTACGTTCCGACAGTATTACACTCTGTGTGAGTTATGATGATCAAAGAGGGCAAGAATTCCATCCTTGATCGGAGTGTGTATCATTATGAGGTTTTTCCGATAGGAGTTTTGAGGATGGTCTGTGGATCATCATGATATTACAAATCTTTGGCATCTCTACCTATTACATGTCTGTCCCGTAATCTGTGTTTATCCGCTTCAGGTCTCCAGGGTTACGAAGGACGCTTTATCGTCACACTTcagcctgattggctgggctgtttGGGGGCTCGCCACAGTCCGGACACGTCACTGCTGGGACGTGTCTTTGTCTGATTGGTGGTGGGCTGACAGCCTCGtcagtgcagggggagggctctagcccttcatatgctcccagtctcgccggctcgtgtgcggccatttgtattagagtcgtgcacgagccgggagaaataaatgttagcacgaaattgtgcttaaccggcatcaactttaacaatccctgatgatgtgtcacacctaccagtgacattgaaacgcgtagggttgtcctaattaatgcagcggtggttcggagaattgtccaagattagtccgtcaacaggactaactcttctctctgaccacttgttgtgagcccggtgggctggaattattttctctcagcaagttgctgtcagggctgtatactataagaggagagtctcaccacctcctatccctgactaccttgtctgagcctgaatatatgtcactattgggctatatgagccatattttataatatattaataaaattcaattttaatcgttctaatcaggcagtcaatCTATCTATTCAGTGAACGACATTTACATTACCATTAAGTGGATTCAACAAacctaaataatgctgccatattctTTGGGGAGAAGGTGTTTTCCTAGATACCCTTTTATGATAGCCATATTTGTTCAATCCTTTTGAGAAGACTGGCAACTGTTTAAGCCTCTCATCTATAAATCATGTCCTTTCTACTTAACGTGATTAAGACACACATCTGAGTGCTCCGAAACTGCCCAAAGTTTtccttttagggcttattcagatgaacgtagggAAACTCGGATgtaaaaaatggcaattttttacGTCTgcgttccgttttcacggatccccatggacttgagtctatggagggttctgtgaaaatggaagaaaataggacctGTTCTTCTTTTCAAAGGACCCTTCacgtggtccgttgaaacaacggccatgtgaatggccccattgaaatacatgcgtccgtgtgacggccgttgttttaactgccGTCCCACGGAGGTATtcaacattcgtgtgaataagccctaaggctgggttcacacgtcgctGCAAAATTGTGCAGTTTTGACGCAAATTgcagaaaaaacacattttgaTTGTGATGTGAAAACTCagccttagggcgggttcacacatggcggattttcacttaaattccgctgcggacactccgcagcgttaatccgcagcggagccgtttctccattgactttcactttaatttcgcagtgttcgtttacacgatgcgtacaattccgctgcggagcataggctgcggagcggaatgtggtgtccgcagcatgctctgtctgttgcggagcagtggcggactggttgcggactcatggcggaatttctccattgacttcaatggagattctaagttccgcaatgaagtccgcagctgtcatgcacatgttatgtgtggtgcggagcgtattggttttttaacatgacatttcttcattctggctggacctatgtatttctaggtctacagccagactgaggaagtcaatggggctcccgtaatgacgggagcgttgctaggagacgtcagtaaatagtcactgtccagggtgctgaaagagttaagcgatcggcagtaactgtttctgcacccgggacagtgactaccgatctcaatatacatgtatctgtaaaaaaacatataagttcatacttaccgagaactccctgtttctgtctccagtccggcctcccaggatgacgtttcagtggaagtgacggctgcagccaatcacaggccaagcacaggctgcagcggtcacatggactggcgcgtcatccagggaggtcgggctggatgccgaaggagggacgcgtcatcaagacaacgggcggtaagtatgaatttcttttactttcactagggaaagtgctgtcccttctctctatcctgcactgatagggagaagggaagcacttttcctgcagtccgcagcggccagtccgcatcaattttctgcacattttgtgcagatccgcagccgtaatccgcaacccggattaggtgcggcattgatgcggacagttgcggaggaattccgccatgtgtggtcatgcccttaggcctaCTTCACATGagagtgttcggtccgtgatatacggtccacatgttggctgcatttcccggactgaacacactgcagggagccgggctcctagcatcatagttatgtacgatgctaggagtccctgcctcgctgcgggaaaactgtcccgtactgtaatcatgttttgagtacgggacagtagttccacggagaggcagtgacacctgacgtcatagataactatgatgctaggagcccggctccctgcagtgtgttcagtccgggaaatgcggccaacatgcggaccgtatatcacggacaaaacacgctcatgtgaattaggcATTATAGTCACATTTCTTGATGATTACCTAATCTTGTGCATTTTTTTCTCTTAATCATTGTTGAAGTACTCATTTTTTATTGTACTCATTGTGTACTTATTTTTCCCATCTCGTTTCTGAATGTTGGTTTACTTTTTTCCCAAAAAACAGAGAATTGGACGTTTTGTACTTTCTTTTCTCCATATATATAGATTTCTTTtcgacctatatatatatatatatatatatatatatatatatatatatatatatatatatatatatatttataaacttTTCATATAATAGTGTAATTATATTTTATGGTAAATGGTAACAATGAAATTATCTTAAGAAGAGACTAAAAATTTCAGGGACAAATCCTCTGATTATCCTTTTCTAAGCTTTTGAAAATCCCACTGTTGTTTATGAAACTggataaggctctgtttacactgcATTTGTAGCTTATATTTAAATAGGGCCGCAAAACTTATGCCTTGaggtatgcaactgtatgcctattgactcccattgtaaaaaaacttATACCACATAGTATATGTTCTTCTGTGGGATCTTTTTGCATTAAAAAGTGTAGCCCACTGCACTTTCAATTCAGTTTAAAAAGATATAGTGACATACACCAGTGACACATATGTCAAAAATACACACTTTTGGCATTCATTTGGCTAATAAACGAGGGGAAAGCAGGTAAACTGACGTCGTCTGATAAGAGATAGAGTGGACGGGCAATAGTTGTCACCTCCATATAATATTTCTAACAGCTACTGATTTAGTGTTTCTTGAAgattaaggcctcgtttacacgagtgtgttatTCGTCcgcgcgacgcgcgtgattttctcgcgtgtcgtacggaccaataatagtctatggggacgtgcagacagtccgtgatttttgtgcaacgtgagtccgttgcaaaaaactcacaacctgttctatatctgt from Rhinoderma darwinii isolate aRhiDar2 chromosome 3, aRhiDar2.hap1, whole genome shotgun sequence carries:
- the MAPK8IP2 gene encoding C-Jun-amino-terminal kinase-interacting protein 2 codes for the protein MADRADMFSLSTFHSLSPPGCRPSQDISLEEFDDEDLSEITDDCGIGLNYDSDHCDKEGLGFGRCDPSRALCTFQEDFQEFEMIDEEEDEDEEEEEDELPPQENRKQVEVPPSPSPSPLPPEDTLKNRPCTLRLSAPRTQDTLNNNGGFISQSGSWADPEINETEVVSHTQVTHADLEPQKAAHSDNAGTELDREEITDVSRIVPVSNHVSSQGGPWTSDLQLRVSTPPQANLEDLSPEQRGNTRGHPSNSSNETTSPSSDPGIEADLTSRGRFLPAGHCSQDLSSPGSDSDIEGEIEAAFACEGGRLVGNMISSISETELDLTSESSSGRSSHLTNSIEEASSPTSDAEPDHVGEEGHQGIKDCILLDKKEENGPLMMAPEEKYRTWNEEEGLCQEKADKTKERSLESIRRSFYLPVGPKIMQETDANSEYDSDSESEADLSEDSDSPWLLSNLVNKMISEGSYPISCPDECFQRQTSPSCDTLSPASELDPETVGPDIEADLISPKESPQELDTAQQSIELVDMETLQYSLSHHDREESGPGLYVMHDSCDTVTPIFEGLPLQLEGLSHTAKCRPQSSGHKAEQKPWPGTEQILQERRDGWDIDRDLDSGILEDNDLCDDLCQELDQDQPTMDISTAKTNHGFSLEYTGEEDEDIPYYRSIKSSPYHNCVGEESFMERPTAESRILDDSLAYDSMKYTLVVDEHTQLELVSLQRCTSILSDGSDLLRACDTCDLEEDDFGDDVEAHENESSSEDSSPEPNMPFSKKFLNVFVNSTSRSSSTESFGLFSCVLNGEEREQTHRAVFRFIPRHEDELELDVDDPLLVECEDGSWCRGYNMRTGERGIFPSFYAHEVVCPVKENVVVKGNSPWVQMFDVQFLGSVEVPHHQGNGILCAAMQKIATARKLTVHLRPPASCELEISLRGIKLILRGNDRPEDERCSHFFQMKNISFCGCHPRNSCYFGFITKHPVLNRFACHVFVSQDSMRRVAECVGRAFQEFYQEHVEFSCPTEDIYLE